The proteins below are encoded in one region of Ornithinimicrobium avium:
- a CDS encoding nuclear transport factor 2 family protein, whose protein sequence is MTDLLARTRHYYERVDADDVQGVLDWFAADAVYHRPGYAPMRGRAALAAFYGGERVIASGAHTLDDVLVDGDRVAVRGRFEGTLRDGSSASVGFADFITYDRDGRALERRSLFEVPSV, encoded by the coding sequence ATGACCGACCTGCTGGCCAGGACGCGGCACTACTACGAGCGCGTCGACGCCGACGACGTCCAGGGGGTCCTGGACTGGTTCGCCGCGGACGCCGTCTACCACCGACCGGGCTACGCCCCGATGCGCGGGCGCGCCGCGCTCGCCGCCTTCTACGGCGGCGAGCGGGTGATCGCCTCGGGCGCGCACACCCTGGACGACGTGCTCGTCGACGGAGACCGCGTCGCGGTCCGCGGCCGGTTCGAGGGGACCCTGCGGGACGGCTCGAGCGCCAGCGTGGGCTTCGCCGACTTCATCACCTACGACCGGGACGGCCGGGCCCTCGAGCGGCGCAGCCTCTTCGAGGTGCCCTCGGTCTGA